A region of the Ignavibacteriota bacterium genome:
TGGAAACAAGTATGATGTGAGCGTAGCATACCGATTCGAAAACATGGAGACAATAATTTCCGATTTCGAATATCAGGTTACATGGGAAACCGGGATGAAGTATGCTGAACATAACAGTGTAGATGAATCAGGATTTGCAAACGCATCAATCTTTGCAGGTGGTGAACTTACGGAAATAGATGCCGCAAACGTAAACGAAGAGGTAAAGCAAAATGTAACCGGACAGGTCGCATGGGTTGGAACACGGAACAAATATTTCGCCATAGCAATGATACCGAACGGTGCAGAAAGCGAGGGAGCGTTCATCGAAGGGAATCGTAAAGCAATGCCTGACCTAGGAGCGAAAGAAGATTACAGTGTTGGATTGCGTATGAAATTCCTCGGAAAAGAAGTTGAGACTTCACGCCTCACATTGTTTTTAGGTCCGCTCGATTTCGATATCATCAAAAGTTATAATGTAGAACTTGACCAAATGATGAGTTTGGGAATGGCGTTTCTCATTCGACCAATTTCCGAGTGGTTTATCATTCCTCTTTTTCAATTTCTTAATTGGTTCATTCCCAATTATGGTTTTGTGTTGATTGTATTTTCAATCATCATAAAAATACTTTTGCATCCGTTGAGTAAGAGTAGTTTGCAATCAATGAGCAAAATGCAAAAACTACAACCGATGATTACAGAGTTACGGGAAAAGCATAAAGACGACCCACAGAAAATGAACGTACAGATTATGCGGCTGTATTCAGAGTACGGTGTAAATCCGGCGGGCGGCTGTCTTCCGATGCTGTTGCAAATGCCGATTTTATATGCACTTTGGTCTGTGTTTCGCTCAACAATCGAACTACGCCAGGCAGAATTTATTTGGTGGATAAAAGACCTTTCAATTCCTGATGTCATAGCAAAACTGCCATTTGCAATTCCGATTTTTGGTATAACAGAAGTAAGCGGTTTGGCAATTCTTATGGGAATTACAATGTTCATCCAACAAAAAATGACTGTTCAAGACCCGCGACAAAAAATGATGGTTTGGATGATGCCGGTG
Encoded here:
- the yidC gene encoding membrane protein insertase YidC gives rise to the protein MDRNTVIAFVLIGIILMVWMYITAPPPKPPQQVAHDTTAVQTKPDSLKQPVQTVTTDTLTAQDTLGNYFAPLVSGERKTLFVETELYKAKISNKGGSLKSWELSKFKTWDKLPVNLIDETKGGDFHLLFSTSEGKVVNTKSLYFTTTYTNFQNIKLTGSDSLNIDYALNINDKSRIVKTLTFYGNKYDVSVAYRFENMETIISDFEYQVTWETGMKYAEHNSVDESGFANASIFAGGELTEIDAANVNEEVKQNVTGQVAWVGTRNKYFAIAMIPNGAESEGAFIEGNRKAMPDLGAKEDYSVGLRMKFLGKEVETSRLTLFLGPLDFDIIKSYNVELDQMMSLGMAFLIRPISEWFIIPLFQFLNWFIPNYGFVLIVFSIIIKILLHPLSKSSLQSMSKMQKLQPMITELREKHKDDPQKMNVQIMRLYSEYGVNPAGGCLPMLLQMPILYALWSVFRSTIELRQAEFIWWIKDLSIPDVIAKLPFAIPIFGITEVSGLAILMGITMFIQQKMTVQDPRQKMMVWMMPVLMTLLFNSFPSGLNLYYFMFNLLSIAQQEWIKRKHGDEPLKKIDPSKKSKGIIARLAKNLPEMKK